Part of the Haloarchaeobius litoreus genome is shown below.
CCAGGGCCCGTCTCCTCCAGGCCGGGTCGTTCGTCTACGACCGGCTGTTCGAGCCGGTGGACCCGACCGACTTCCTCGTCTCCGCCGACGCCTGCCTGGCCTTCGACGGACGCCGCGTCTGCGAACGCGTCACGGCACCGACCCTCGTCGTCGGCGCGGACCGTGACCCCTTCTTCGACGAGGGCGACTACCGGGCGGCAGCGGACGCGCTCCCGGACGGCCGGCTGGCGATGCTCCGCGGAACCGGCCACGAGGCGGTCGTCGAGCATCCCGCGGCCTTCGACGGCACCGTCCGTCGGTTCCTCTCGCGGTGAGACTCACGCAGGCAGCTATCCGAACGCTCGAACACGCGGAGAAACGCCGACCGATTAGTCCCAGTCCGGGTTCCGCCCCTCGAGGAACGCGTCGACGCCCTCCTCGTGCTCCTCGGACATGTACGCCTGTACCTGGAGCATGTTCTCGTAGTCAAGTGCCTTGCGCCAGTCGTTGTCGAGGTTCTCGTGGATGGCCTGCTTGGTCATCCCGACCGTTCTCGTCGGGCGGCGCGAGAGCTTGCCGACCATCTCGTCGACCGCCTCGTCGAGCTCGTCCTCGGGGACGGCCTCGTTGACGAGCCCCATCTCGGCCGCTTCCTCGCCGTCGAAGAACTCGCCGGTCATGGTGAGGCGCTTGGCCGTCCGGAGCCCGACCAGTCGCGGCAGGGTGAACGTCGCGGCCGTGTCGGGGACCAGCCCGACGCGGATGAACGCACAGGAGAACGTCGCGTCGGGCACCGTGTACGCCATGTCCGACGCCGCGACGATGGCCAGGCCCGCGCCGACGCAGTCGCCGTTGACCTTCGCCACGACGGGCACGTCGCTGTTCAGGAGTTCGGCCGCAGCCCGGTTGAACGTCTCAGCGACCCGCTCGTAGGACTCGCGTGGCCCCTCCTCGCGCTCTTTCATCGCCTGGATGTCGCCCCCGGCGGAGAACGCGGGGTCGTCGCCGGTGAGCACGATGGCGTCGTGCTCGACGGGGTCGGCCCCCGCGACCGCGTCGGCCAGCTCCGTCGCCACCTCCAGGTTCATCGCGTTCATCACGTTCGGTCGGTCGAACGTTATCGTCCGTACGCCGTCGTCGTCCTCCACTCGCATACTACTGGCAACTTTCCATGGGTGCTTAATTGTTCGTCTGGCGGTCGTCGGCGTTCGAGTGCTGTACTCGTGTCCGCCGCTGTGTGACTGCCTGGTCGCAGGAGGCTGCCGTGCCGGCTGGACCGACGATGTCGTCGGCGAGTGTTTACAATATTCGTAAACTTTTCGGCGTCTCCAGGCCCTGGTCAGGATTTTTGTATCGACGGGTCCAACGTCGAAGGGAACCCATGAATCCGCTGAAACCGCCGTGCATGCGCAAGAACTCGCACGCCAAGAAGGGAGCCGAGGAGGGCGCGAAGATCGGTGCGAAGATCGGACGCCCGCTCGGTCCGGTCGGCTCCGGTATCGGCGCGGGGATGGGCGCGGCGAGCGGACACATCGCCGGCGCGATGCGGGACAACGTCGAGAACATCCTCACGCCGTTCTGAACGGTTCGCACGGCTTGGCAAGGTTCAAAGCCCCCGGGCGAATTCTTGTCCGTATGGACACGTACGAGTTGATGACCCGGAACACCGACGAGGTCATCACCGAGTCCGAGGTGCGCGCACTGGCCGACGACCCCGACGGGAAGCGGGTCTACGTCGGCTACGAGCCCTCGGGCGTCCTCCACCTCGGCCACCTCCTGACGGCGAACAAGCTCATCGACCTGCAGGAGGCCGGGATGGAGGTGGTCGTGCTGCTCGCGGACGTCCACGCCTACCTCAACGGGAAGGGCACGTTCGAGGAGATCCGCGAGACGGCCGAACGGATGCGCGCGCAGTTCCTCGCGTACGGGCTCGACGAGGACCAGACGGAGTTCGTCTACGGCAGCAGCTACCAGCTGGACGAGGACTACGTGCTCGACCTGCACGGGCTCGAACTGGAGACCAGCCTGAACCGCGCCCAGCGCGCGATGGCCGAGCTCCAGAGCGGCGAGACGGCGAAGGTCAGCCACGTCGTCTACCCGCTGATGCAGGCGCTCGACATCGAGTACCTCGATCTCGACCTCGCCATCGGCGGGATGGACCAGCGCAAGGTCCACATGCTCCACCGCGAGGAGCTCCCGTCGCTGGGCTACGAGGCCCGCCCCTGCCTGCACACGCCCATCCTCGCCGACCTGACGACCGGCGTCGGCAAGATGTCCTCCAGCCAGGGCGTCACCATCTCCATGGAGGACTCCGCCAAGGACCTCCAGGAGAAGGTGAACAAGGCGTACTGCCCGCCGACGGCTGACCCCGAGCCCGACGACGACGGCAACGACCGACACAACCCCGTCCTCGAGCTGTTCCACTACCACGTCTTCCCGCGGTTCGAGTCGATCACCGTCGAGCGCCCGGAGAAGTACGGCGGCGACCTTGTCTACGACGCCTACGACGACCTCGCGGCGGACCTCGAATCGGGCGAACTCCACCCGCAGGACGCGAAGAACACGCTCGCGAGCTACCTCGACGAGCTCATCGAGCCGGGTCGCGCGAAGCTGCGCGAACTCCGCGCGAACTGACCATCGGCACAGCCCACGACCCTCTTCTCGCCCCGTCCAACCGGCCGCTTCAAGTCACGTCGTCACGAATCCGACTGGCATGAACGAGACACGACGGCGCGTCCTCGCCGCGCTGGCCGACGGCCCGGTGAGCGGCCCGGCGCTCGCCGACACCCTCGGGGTCTCCAGAGCGGCCGTCTGGAAGCACGTCGAGGCCATCCGCGAGGCCGGCTTCGGCGTCGAGAGCGGCGACGACGGCTACCGGCTGACCGCGGTCCCGGAGTACGGCGGGCTGGCCAT
Proteins encoded:
- a CDS encoding enoyl-CoA hydratase/isomerase family protein — its product is MRVEDDDGVRTITFDRPNVMNAMNLEVATELADAVAGADPVEHDAIVLTGDDPAFSAGGDIQAMKEREEGPRESYERVAETFNRAAAELLNSDVPVVAKVNGDCVGAGLAIVAASDMAYTVPDATFSCAFIRVGLVPDTAATFTLPRLVGLRTAKRLTMTGEFFDGEEAAEMGLVNEAVPEDELDEAVDEMVGKLSRRPTRTVGMTKQAIHENLDNDWRKALDYENMLQVQAYMSEEHEEGVDAFLEGRNPDWD
- a CDS encoding tyrosine--tRNA ligase produces the protein MDTYELMTRNTDEVITESEVRALADDPDGKRVYVGYEPSGVLHLGHLLTANKLIDLQEAGMEVVVLLADVHAYLNGKGTFEEIRETAERMRAQFLAYGLDEDQTEFVYGSSYQLDEDYVLDLHGLELETSLNRAQRAMAELQSGETAKVSHVVYPLMQALDIEYLDLDLAIGGMDQRKVHMLHREELPSLGYEARPCLHTPILADLTTGVGKMSSSQGVTISMEDSAKDLQEKVNKAYCPPTADPEPDDDGNDRHNPVLELFHYHVFPRFESITVERPEKYGGDLVYDAYDDLAADLESGELHPQDAKNTLASYLDELIEPGRAKLRELRAN